One stretch of Rhodoferax lithotrophicus DNA includes these proteins:
- a CDS encoding NAD(P)H-dependent flavin oxidoreductase, with protein sequence MTRLPARLSKLPFPVIGSPMFIISNPKLVIAQCIAGVVGSMPALNARPAEQLEAWLIEITEALATHNAAHPEQPAAPFAINQIVHKSNDRLEHDMALCVKYKVPIIITSLGAREDINAAAHSYGGVVLHDVINNKHAHKAVEKGADGLIAVAAGAGGHAGVKSPFALVQEIRQWFDGPLALSGSIASGGAVLAAQAMGADFAYIGSAFIATHEARAAEAYKQAVVDSNSDDIVYSNLFTGVHGNYLACSIRAAGLDPEHLPESDPGQMNFGSDKSKAWKDIWGCGQGIGLITEVQSTADLVARLKREYAAARQRLLA encoded by the coding sequence ATGACCCGACTGCCTGCCCGGTTAAGCAAGCTGCCTTTTCCTGTGATTGGCTCGCCCATGTTCATCATCAGCAATCCGAAATTGGTGATCGCCCAGTGCATCGCTGGTGTAGTGGGCTCTATGCCAGCGCTGAACGCACGGCCAGCTGAGCAACTGGAAGCGTGGTTGATCGAGATCACCGAAGCCCTGGCGACCCACAACGCAGCTCACCCTGAGCAGCCCGCCGCCCCGTTTGCCATCAACCAGATCGTGCACAAAAGTAATGACCGGCTGGAACACGACATGGCGCTGTGTGTCAAGTACAAGGTGCCGATCATCATCACCAGTCTGGGTGCACGCGAAGACATCAACGCAGCGGCGCACAGTTACGGTGGTGTGGTGCTGCACGATGTCATCAACAACAAGCACGCCCACAAGGCGGTAGAGAAGGGGGCCGATGGCCTGATCGCCGTGGCGGCGGGTGCTGGCGGCCATGCCGGGGTGAAGAGCCCGTTTGCCCTGGTGCAGGAAATTCGCCAGTGGTTTGATGGCCCGCTGGCCCTGAGTGGCTCGATTGCCAGCGGTGGCGCGGTGCTGGCAGCACAAGCCATGGGTGCCGACTTTGCCTATATTGGCTCCGCCTTTATTGCCACCCACGAGGCCCGTGCAGCAGAGGCCTACAAGCAGGCGGTGGTGGACAGCAATTCGGATGACATTGTCTATAGCAACCTGTTCACCGGGGTACACGGCAACTATCTGGCCTGCAGTATCCGCGCCGCGGGCCTGGACCCGGAGCATTTGCCTGAGAGTGATCCGGGGCAAATGAATTTTGGCAGTGACAAGTCAAAAGCCTGGAAGGATATCTGGGGATGTGGTCAAGGCATTGGCCTCATCACCGAGGTGCAAAGCACCGCGGATTTGGTGGCGCGGCTCAAACGGGAATATGCCGCGGCGCGGCAGCGCTTGCTCGCTTAA
- a CDS encoding MarR family winged helix-turn-helix transcriptional regulator gives MIPTAVHVDQIPGHAIRRLQQIAVGIFHQEAQEFGMTPVQYAVLQTVHNHPGTDQRTLAGLIALDTSNTASVVDRLEARGLITRQVSPQDRRVRLLELTQEGEKLLQDVIPCMERAQQRILEPLSPIDQIEFMRLLNLLVSESKDFSRVPSEAGKKEN, from the coding sequence ATGATCCCAACTGCCGTACACGTCGACCAGATTCCAGGCCATGCCATCCGCCGACTGCAGCAAATTGCGGTGGGCATCTTTCACCAGGAAGCGCAAGAATTCGGCATGACACCGGTGCAGTACGCGGTGTTGCAAACCGTGCACAACCACCCTGGCACGGATCAGCGCACGCTGGCGGGCCTGATCGCGCTGGACACCTCCAACACCGCCAGCGTGGTGGATCGACTGGAGGCACGCGGCTTGATCACCCGCCAGGTGTCGCCACAAGACCGGCGCGTGCGGCTACTGGAATTGACGCAAGAGGGGGAGAAGTTGTTGCAAGACGTGATTCCGTGTATGGAACGTGCCCAGCAGCGTATTCTGGAACCCTTGAGCCCAATCGATCAGATCGAATTCATGCGTTTGCTCAACTTGCTGGTCAGCGAAAGCAAAGACTTCAGCCGGGTGCCCAGTGAGGCCGGGAAAAAAGAAAATTAA
- a CDS encoding 3-hydroxybenzoate 6-monooxygenase, with protein MTEQAIDLPVLVAGGGIGGLAAALALVRQGFKVQVFEQAAEIGEIGAGIQLGPNAFHAFDALGVGDKARARAVYTDYMVMHDAIDEYQVGKIPTGEAFLKRFGNPYAVIHRVDVHLSLLEGAQETGKVEFHTSTRIERVEQSEGSVTVYDQNGKAWTGQALIGADGGKSVVRKQYVNDPPRITGHVVYRSVIDKKDFPENLQWNAASIWVGPKCHLVHYPLRGGEQYNVVVTFHSRQQEEWGVTEGSKEEVQSYFTDICPKARQLIDLPKSWKRWATADREPIGTWVFGRATILGDAAHPTTQYMAQGACMALEDAVTLGEALRVNGNDWTKALALYQRSRVARTARIVLSGREMGRLYHAAGVERLVRNSLWKGRTPERFYDAMEWLYGWNVGNCLASD; from the coding sequence ATGACCGAGCAAGCAATAGATTTACCCGTTTTGGTGGCTGGTGGTGGCATTGGTGGCCTGGCCGCTGCTTTGGCCTTGGTGCGCCAGGGTTTCAAGGTGCAGGTGTTTGAGCAGGCTGCAGAAATTGGCGAAATTGGTGCTGGCATCCAGCTCGGCCCTAATGCTTTTCATGCCTTTGATGCGCTGGGGGTGGGGGATAAAGCGCGGGCTCGGGCGGTCTACACCGACTACATGGTCATGCACGATGCGATTGATGAATACCAGGTGGGCAAAATCCCGACCGGTGAAGCATTTCTAAAACGCTTTGGCAACCCCTATGCCGTGATTCACCGGGTGGATGTGCACTTGTCGTTGCTTGAAGGGGCGCAAGAAACCGGCAAGGTGGAATTTCACACCAGCACCCGTATTGAGCGCGTGGAACAATCCGAGGGCAGCGTGACGGTGTATGACCAGAATGGCAAGGCCTGGACGGGGCAAGCACTGATTGGTGCCGATGGCGGCAAATCCGTGGTGCGCAAGCAGTATGTGAATGACCCGCCGCGCATCACCGGCCATGTGGTGTACCGCTCGGTGATTGACAAAAAAGACTTTCCTGAAAACCTGCAATGGAACGCCGCCAGCATCTGGGTTGGCCCCAAATGTCACCTGGTGCACTACCCGCTGCGCGGGGGCGAGCAGTACAACGTGGTGGTTACCTTCCACAGCCGCCAGCAGGAAGAGTGGGGTGTCACCGAGGGCAGCAAGGAAGAAGTGCAAAGCTACTTCACCGACATCTGCCCGAAAGCCCGCCAGTTGATCGACCTGCCCAAGAGCTGGAAACGCTGGGCCACCGCTGACCGCGAGCCGATTGGCACCTGGGTGTTTGGCCGCGCTACCATTTTGGGCGATGCCGCGCACCCCACTACCCAGTACATGGCGCAAGGGGCGTGTATGGCGCTGGAAGATGCGGTCACGCTGGGGGAAGCCCTGCGCGTGAATGGTAATGACTGGACCAAGGCCCTGGCGCTGTACCAGCGCTCCCGCGTGGCGCGTACTGCCCGCATCGTGCTCTCGGGGCGTGAAATGGGTCGTCTCTACCACGCTGCTGGCGTGGAGCGGCTGGTGCGTAACAGCTTGTGGAAAGGCCGCACGCCTGAGCGTTTTTATGACGCGATGGAATGGCTGTATGGCTGGAATGTG